TTGCGAAGTTCGTTGACGCCCATACCGTGGAAGTAAACGGCGAAACCATCACCGCAGACCATATTCTGATCGCCACCGGCGGCCGCCCAAGTCACCCAAACATCCCTGGCGCCGAGTACGGCATCGACTCCGACGGCTTCTTTGAGCTGCCGGGCCTGCCAAAACGCGTGGCGGTTGTTGGCGCGGGCTACATCGCGGTGGAAATCGCGGGCGTCATTAACGCGCTGGGCTCAGAAACCCACCTGTTCGTGCGTAAACACGCGCCGCTGCGCACCTTCGACCCGCTGATTGTCGAAACGCTGCTGGAAGTGATTGCAGCAGAAGGCCCGACCCTGCACACCAACGCGATTCCAAAAGCAGTCGTGAAAAACGCAGACGGCAGCCTGACGCTTGAGCTGGAAGATGGCCGGGCAGAAACCGTCGATACCCTGATTTGGGCGATTGGTCGCGAACCGGCTAACGACAACTTCAACCTGCAGGTGACCGGCGTTGAGCTGGATGCAAAAGGCTACATCAAGGTTGATAAGTTCCAGAACACCAACGTGCCAGGAATTTATGCCGTGGGCGATAACACCGGTGCGGTTGAGCTGACCCCGGTTGCGGTTGCCGCCGGCCGTCGCCTGTCCGAACGCCTGTTTAACAACAAGCCGGACGAGCATCTGGACTACAGCAACGTGCCGACCGTGGTGTTCAGTCACCCGCCAATCGGCACCGTTGGCCTGACCGAACCACAGGCCCGCGAGCAGTACGGCGACGACAACGTGAAGGTCTACAAATCCTCCTTCACCGCCATGTACACCGCAGTGACCTCTCACCGTCAGCCGTGCCGCATGAAGCTGGTCTGCGCTGGCCCAGAAGAGAAAATCGTCGGGATTCACGGCATCGGCTTCGGCATGGATGAAATCCTGCAGGGCTTCGCCGTGGCGCTGAAAATGGGCGCGACCAAGAAAGACTTCGACAACACCGTGGCGATTCACCCAACCGCAGCGGAAGAGTTTGTCACCATGCGTTAATCCCTCTCGGGGTAGACACAAAAGGCCAGAGGTAACTCTGGCCTTTTTTATAGCTATGGTAAAACACTCAGCCGTGATATTGATCTCGGCATAAACCGATATCAAAAATAATCAACAAAGCGGGGGGAATATTATGGGCTGGGAAATGCATATCACCAGGGCGGAACAGGCATGGGATGGGGAGAGCGCCCCTATTCTCGCAGAAGAATGGATTCAGTATGTAAATAACGATCCTGAACTCAGCTTTTCTCCCGTGAATGGACAATATCATGTCATCTGGCTAGGGGATGAAATTAACTGGCTGGACTGGCATGCAGGAAATATTTCAACCAAATCGCCTGCTCAGGGGTTGTATTGCAAAATGCTTGATATCGCAGCCTCGTTTAACGCGAAAGTACTGGATGATGACGATCGCATATATCTGTCGCCCGATGATTTACTTAATCCATCATGGGCAAACAAAGAAGCTCCCCCGTCATTTCTGCAAAAAATTATGACTTACTTCAGAAAATAAATAGCGCAGTTTTGCCTCTACGGATCACCAATAAAAAAGCCGCATCAGCGGCTTTTTTCACTCACTCATTATGACTAAATCAGCGGCTTACGCAGCAGCCCTTCCAGCACTTTCAGCGGGGAATGCTGCGGGTTTTGCATCGAATTCACCGGCAACAGGAACGTCTGCTCCAGCATAAACTGCCCGCCCATTGCGGCATGCGGCGTCTGATCGGAGAAACAAATCCAGCTGCTGCCCGGTGGAAAGTCGATGGCCACCTGCGGCCCCTGCTTCTGGTAGCCCGCATCGGCTTTCATGGCGTCGTGCATTTGCAGCATCAGATGGTCGTAGTGGCTGCGGCGAGTTTTGGTGATGCCGACGGCGTTCTGCAGCCAGCTGCTCGCCGGGGAATAGCTTTTCAGGCGCGGCAGGAAGCGCTCGGCCAGCGTAGGGAAAGCTTCCCCTACGCGCCAGCTACGGCTTTCACCGGCCGGATTGATGTTGGTGAAAATACGTAGAATACGCTCACCATAGTTAGGCCGGGACGGGAACGCATCTACGTGCAGGCGGCTGTCGTCCTTACGCCACGATGTGTTTTGCGTCCACTGCTTAACGGGATGCAGGCGCAGACTGTTGGTCGGCGTATGCAGCACCTGCTGGTATTCCGGCAGAAGAGTGGCAATCAGCTGCAGGCAGGATTCGTAATGGCGTTTCAATAGCGCACGTACCTCTGGCTCCTGCTCAGCAACGGCCACACCGGTTAGTTTATCCTTCAGGGGCTGATAGCTGATGTTTTTACGTTTCGGATCCACTACCGCCGGGTTGAGCAGTGCGGTTTCCTGTTCGCTCAGCGTGAACGCCAGCTGTGGCAGAAAAACAACTTTGCCCTGCTCCAGCTCGCCAACAACGGATTCTGCGGCTGCGCTCCCCCACTGGGAAAGCGGGTGCGTCAGGGTCGCGGTATCAAGAGTGATGTTTAAATCTGACATATCGATGTCCTTGCCACGGCTCCGGACAATGCCTTTAACAGATGAAATTCCGGAACATTTTATTTTTAGAAAGACGAACAGAATGACGCCGCCGGAAGACAGCGAATACATACCTGAAAGGGATTGGAGCGAGTATAGTAAGAATGTAAATTAAAGGTTAAACAAAACCTCAACATCGCATTTAGCGATAAATTAAAACGCACAAAATCATAAAATAACGTTCAGTGAGTATTGCGCTCACAAACTAATATTTTCGCCCGCGGTATTTTTGTTTAATAACAGAAAAAATAACGGCCTGTTTAAGCAGGCCATTATTCTTATTTCCATTCACTGCGCAGGAGCGCGTAGACATATTCATCCCCCCATTCGCCTTTGAAAAAAATATTCTGGCGGAAATGTGCTTCGCGACGAAACCCCAGCTTCTCCAGCAGGCCAGCCGCAGCCTCGTTCCTCGCATCAACCGTCGCGACCAGGCGATGTTTGTTGAATGTGGTGAACAGCAGCTCAATCGCCCCACGCAGAGATTCAAAAGCAAACCCCTGCCGCTGATGGCGTTCGTCAAAGGTCATGCCCAGCTCTGCCTGCTGGCCTTCATCAAAAAAGTGAACGGCAACGTCACCCAATAAACGCCGATCTTCGCTGCGCACCACCGCAATCTGGAACCAGCTTTCATCGGTGTTAAAGTCCAGCGGCTCTTGCTGGGCATAAAACGCCTCGGCATCGGCCTCGCTATAGCCATCCCAGCTCTGGTAGCGAGCGACTTCCGGCTGGTTACGGTATTCAATAAAAACGGGCAAATCCGCACGAGTAAACCTGCGTAGCGTCAGGCGCGGAGTGGTCAGTAACGGCTCCATAACGGTTCCTGATTGATTGTTAGTACGTGAACATATCGGCAGCCAGCCTACCAGACTTCACTTTTGTAGATGTCGCCCCCGATGCTCAGCGCCCCGCCAAAAGATGCTCAAAAACGAACAAGCGAAACTCCTGCAATGCCGTCGCGTCTTTTTCAACCCGCATACGCAGCAAGGCGCCTTCCCATGCATTCAGGATAAAGCGGCTCAGGGCCTCTGCGGGCAAAGCAGAATCCAGCTGATTCAACTGTTGCGCTTCCTTCAGGCAGTCCTCAATAACCTCGCTCCAGCGGTTAAGTTTATCCTGTAATTTCAGTCTGATAATCTCGCTATGGTCAGCGACTTCGCCGCTCAGATTCCCCAGCAAGCAGCCCCGGGCAAACTGCTGCTGGCGAAAAACGGCCATCAGCTCGTCGAAATAGGCGGCGAGCCTGACAAGCGGCGCAAGCTCGTGGCGCGAAAATGCCTTGTCCAGACGCTGCTCAGCCCGCTGAAAATAGAGATCGATAAGCTCTGTGGCAAAGACTTCTTTGCTGGAAAAATGATTGTAAAACGAGCCTTTAGGAACATCGGCCGCCTCGACGATGAGCTGAATACTTGAAGCCGCGTACCCCTCAGCATGCAAAACATCCAGTCCCGCCTGCAGCAGATTAGTGCGGGTTCCGGCGTTCGGTTTAGGCCCCCGGCGAGCCCCTTCAGCAGTTTTCATTTTTACCTTTTTCGCTGTATTGACAATTCAAGACGACTGGTCATATTTTATTTTTAACCCGCATCACTCCCGCTGTCAATCCGGGCCGAGCCCCCTACTCAACAGGTGAAATCATGAAATTGTCTCAGTTAGTCCTGCTTGGCAGTTTGCTGTCTGCCGCAGGTTACGTGCAGGCTTCTCCAGCCGGCGACCCGCTAACTCCGTCGGAACTCACGCAAATCAAGCAGAACTTTAGCGAGCTGATTACGCTGGCAAACCGTCACGACGTTAACGCTATCCACGCCATGTTCTGGCAGTCGCCTTCCGCGCTCATTGTGGCGAAAAGCGCCGTGCCGGCTGACGGAAATTGGGCCGGGTATTGGGGAAATGAAGCGATAGATCGCAAAATTCATGACATAGCGGCTTCAGGCCCGGTGGTTTTAACGCCTGACTTCAATAAGTTAAAAGTAGTTGGGCTTACTCAGGACGTCGCGCAGTCTTACCTGCCGATGAATATTACCGTCTCTTATGCGGGGCAAAGCGGCACGCCAAAACCCTTCTTGATGATGATTAACTGGCTGAAGGTAAATAATGCCTGGAAGATTGCGGCTGAAATAATTCTCCCGGTCCCGGTTGCCGCCAGCCCGGTAAAAAAAGAGAGTTAAATTAGGGCACTAGCGTATTTGAAAGACTTCTTACAGCGTTGCCACAAAGTGAAACACGTTCGGTCAGCCGGGCGTGTTTATAACAGAAATTTTTGTAGTAAATACATATGAATAGTTATGATATATCCTTGTAACAAAAAGCTACAATTTTAATTTTCTTTAAAATCAAACGATTCACAGTTCAAATATTCACCAGTAGAAAATAATCTTTCCCCTGTCAAGGAACAATCCATAAAATACGTTCCGTTTTGCCTGGCAAGACAAACCAATAATAATTTTCAACAACATAATTTATCGCGCAACAATAATCCTTTACGGCCTTTAACCTGTCCGTACAGGTTTATTTTTTGCAACACCAAACCAATGTTATAGAAAACAGAACGATACATCATGCACAAGCAAAAATACCTGCCTGTAGCCGCCGCATTGCTGTTTAGCCCGGCGCTGCTAGCTTCAACCAGCTTTAATTTTTCACCCGATGCAGTCACCACAAATATTTCCACCAGCATTTTAAACGGAGAATCTAAAGAGCTCGTTTATAATCAAGGCGATGGCAGTAAATTAAGTGAACTGAAATGGAAAATCAAAAATACACCTATTATTAAAGGCGGTATTAGCTGGGACGCACAGCGCTACATCACCCTCAATGCTAATGGCTGGACAACCTTCGCCTCTCGCGGCTCGCATATGTCCGATTATGACTGGCAAACGCCAGGCCAGAGCCACTGGAGCGACAGATCCACTCACCCTGATACCAGCCTGAATTACGCCAACCAGTTCGACCTTAACCTCACCGGCTGGCTGCTGAAGGAGCCCGCTTATAACGTTGGCGTGGTGACCGGCTACCAGGAAACACGCTATAGCTGGACGGCCAGAGGCGGCTCATACAATTATTTCAACGGCGCACTTGTGGGCGAATTTCCTGCCGGGAAACCGGGAATTGGTTATAGCCAGAAATTCAGCGTGCCGTACATTGGGCTAACCGGAAGCTATCGCTATCAGGACTTTGATATTGCAGGGCAATTTAAATTCAGCCCGTGGGTAAATGCCCAGGATAATGACGAGCACTATATGCGTCAGCTGAGTTTTAGCGAAAAAAGTAATAATTCCAATTATTACGCCGCAACCGTCTCGGCCGGTTATTACGTGACGCCAAATACCCGGCTGTACACGGAATTAACGTGGACACGTTTTGCCGAAGCAAAAGCCTCAACCAAAACCCGCGATAATAACACCGGGGAAACCTGGTCTCAGGGCAGCGGTGCCGCAGGCCTGAGTAACGACAGCTACACCTACGGCGTCGGCATTCAGTATCGCTTCTGACAATCCGGTACTAAATCGTTCTTATTCACCAGGGGGTCTGCCAGCGCGCAGACCCTTTTTCTTATTTGTGCTATAACTCAACGGCTTATTTTCAGGGAGATGACCATGCGACAAAGAGTGATTGCCTGCCCGATTATCCAGAATCAGGGCCAATATTTACTGTGTAAAATGCCACAGGATCGAGGCGTTTTTCCCGGCCAGTGGGCGCTGTCCGGGGGCGGTATTGAGCCGGGCGAAACCATGGCAGAAGGGCTACGGCGCGAGATTCGCGAAGAGCTGGGCGAAGCGCTGATTATCTCGCATATCGAGCCCTGGACCTTCCGCGATGATGTGCGGGTGAAAACCTACGCCGACGGCAGCAAAGAGCAAGTGTATATGATTTACCTGATGTTCGACTGCATCAGCGAAAACCGCGAGATAACCATTAACGAAGAGTTTGAGCAGTATGCGTGGGTGAGCCCGCAGGATCTGGCGAGCTACGACCTTAACGAAGCCACCGCCGCGACGTTCCGTGATAAGGGGCTGCTTTAAGGCGCTGAGCGGCCCGCAGGCCGCCGACACGGTTAGCGCATCGCGTTGTATATCGCCTGCTGAATTTTGACGGTCTGCTCATCGACCGGCTCTGTCTCAAGCCCCTGCGCGGTGGCATCTTCATAGCGCTGTTTCTGCGCCGCCAGGCGCATCTGGGCGCGCTCAACTTCCTCTTTCTGCCGCTGCACGGCGGCATCGGAGCTGCAGAAGCTGGCGAGGAATTGCTTTCTCAGCGAAGTCAGCTTTTGCCCCTTTTTCATGCCTAACTCGGTGGAGCCAATCAGCCTGCGGCAAGGCCGGGCCTCATCCATTTGCGGGCGGTATTGCAGCAAAATAGTCAGCACATCGCGGTCATCCGCCGCCAGCGCCTGCTCAGCAAAATAGACTTTCCAGTGCATACCGCCCTGCATGAACAGGCGCACAATACGGGTGTCGTTACGGTTTATCGCCGCCCGCAGGTTATTTTCATCCCAGGTGATACCCATATTGGCGAGCATATCCCGCGGGCTGTTGGGTTCCGGCCGCTCTTTTTGCTGCACGGGCGCGCTGACAACCGGCTGCGGGGCCGCCAGTTCTGGTCTGGAAGAGAGGTCGCTCAGCAAATAGAGCCCCACCACAGCGACTGCAACCACCATAATGCCAACCGAAGCCCAAAGCGCGGTGGAGATAATCCCGGTGGTATCCTGCTGTTTTTTGGCTGAGCGCGGGTCATAGCGCTCAATAGACTCTCTGATTTCTTCCGGGTCGCCGCCCTGCGCCGCATGATTTTTCCGGGCCAGGTCGAGGTAGTGTTGCAGCGTCGCATCATCCGTTTCCAGCAGCGCCGATGGATTAACGGTGGTGCGCCCTTCGCTAAACGCTTTCTGCACCGAAGCGCTTACTTCGGCAAAATAGTTGCCGAGCAGAGCAACCTGCACGGTCGTCAGCGGCTGCTTGTGCATCAGGTCATTGCGGATCTGCCTGACGCCATCGAGGAAGATTTGCAGGGTTTTACGCTGGTCGATAAGAAACCCCAGCTGCGACGAGTTTTGGTAAATTTTTGCGTAGTGGTGCGCAAACTCTTTTTTATCCACCACCATCAGCGCCAGCTCGCTAAATTTCATCCCGCTTAGCACGTCGCCCCGTTCACCGCGCTTCAGCCAGCGGCGAACTTTGTCAGCCCCAAACTGGCTTTTTAGCTGATTGACCAGCTCCGCCTGACTTCCCCAGGCCTGATTGACCAACCCTTTCAGCATCAGTTCAATGGCACGCATCTGCTGCTGGGCGCCTTTTTGTAGCCCGTCAACGTCGGAGGAAAGTTCGGTGGAATAGCCAAGCAATGGCTGCTTGAAACGCACATGTTCAAGGTAGCTGGTAAACCGCAGGGCGGCGAGGAGCTGGTTCTGGCTAACCTCCTGCCCGCTTTCATACTGAGGCACCAGCTGCTGCAGATGGCGCAGCAGCAGCGTGAATTGGGAGATTTCGGCATCGTTAAGATTCAGCCGCTTTGCCACCGCCCCCCAGCTGCCAAGCGCCATGCGGGCCTGTTCCAGTTGCTGGAAAAACCATTGCGGATCTTTGCCTTCGGCGGCTCGAATATTCAGTAACGGCAGAATCTGTAGCGAAGCCTGCCGAATAATCCCCAGACACGTCTCAAAGTGCTCCCGCATCTGCAATGTTGCGCTGCTCATGATAGTCCTTTGTCGATGTCCGGCCTCACGCTGCCGAACGCAGAAAAAACTGCATTTTTCCGCCCCAGGCGGCTATTTTTTATGGTTATTAATGCCAAGGCCATACTTCGCCATTGCAACCGAGTGTAAAACAGCCAGACGGGAATCAATGGCGATAAAAAGAGCGATTTAGCCGGGCATTTTCAAATCGCGCACTCCACGATTTCGCCCAACCTTTTGAGTGCCGCCTCGGTAACGGCGTTGAACGGCAAAGAATAGTTCAACCGCAGGCAATGGCGGTATTTTCCAGAAGCCGAAAACAGCGAGCCGATCGCAATATGGATTTTTGCCTCTTTCAAGGCGCTGCCCAGCCTCACCGCATCGACTTCTTCCGGGAGTTCAATCCACATCAGAAAGCCCCCCTGAGGCCGGCTGACGCAGATCCCACAGGGGAAATATTGCCGCACGCGACAGGTAAACACGTCCAGATTACGCTGGTAGTGCTGCCGCATACGCCGGAGATGGCGGTGGTAATGCCCGTTACGGATAAAAGCCGCCACCGCCTGTTGGGTAAAGGTCGCGCTGCTGCCGGTGCCGATATACTTGGTGTGCAGCGTACGGTCGAGGTAGCGCCCCGGCACAATCCAGCCCACACGCAGCCCCGGCGCCAGCGTTTTTGAGAACGAACTGCACAGCAGGACGCGGCCATCCACATCCAGAGATTTAATGGTCATCGGGCGGGGATATTCATAAGCCAGCTCGCCGTAAACATCATCCTCGATGATGGCGATATCAAAACGCTGGGCAAGGTTCATCACCGCTTTTTTACGCGCGTCCGGCATGATAAATCCAAGTGGATTATTGCAGTTAGGCACTAGTATCACGGCTTTGATGGGCCACTGCTCCAGCGCCAGCTCCAGCGCCTCCAGGCTAATACCGGTGACGGAATCCGTTGGAATTTCAACCACTTTTACGCCGTATCCACGCAACATCTGCATGGTGCCGTGGAATGACGGCGACTCAACCGCCACAATGTCCCCCGGCTCACACACCGCGCGAATAGCAATCGACAGCGCTTCATGGCAGCCGTTGGTCACGACTATCTCATCAGCATTCACCACACAGTTGCTGTCCAGCATCAGCCGGGCAATTTGCTCGCGCAGCGCTTTCACACCAAACATACCGTCGTAACCCAGCAGCTCCGGTTCCTGATACTGCGTGAGCCGCCCCATTTCCCGCCACAGCGGTTTCATGGTCGATTGAGTGAGATCCGGCGATCCGCTGCCAAATGCGATCACTTCGCAGTCCTGCCGGGAGTTCACCAATTCCAGCACCGCATCCCACTGCGTCACTTCCACCGGGCGCTGTACGGGCCGCGTTAAACGAGGCACAGGCGGAACGGCTTTGCGCGGCGACACGAAGTAGCCGGAGCGCGGCTGGGGGGAGATCAGTTGCTGGTCTTCCAGGACGTGATACGCCTGCTGCACCGTGCTGATGCTGACGCCGTGCTCGCTGCTCAGGCTACGAACCGAGGGCAAACGCTCCCCGCTTTGGTATAGCCCTTGCTCAATACGCTCCGCCAGCAGCGTGGCGAGATGTTGGTAACGCGTCATGCTGTATCCTCACCGGAAACCATACAGAAGGAAAAACCGATACAGAATGGCGCAATAAATGCCATTCAGCTCATGTTTTAGCCCTTCTGTATGTTAAAGAAAAGTAATTTTTGAATCTGTCTGCTTTTACTTGCTGGCCCCATGATGAACTCAGGAAAACAGCGAGGAATCACATCATGGGCTTTGAAGAGAACCACCCCCGCAGACCGTTTTATGGCTTGGTCATGCTCTACCAGTATTTTCGCCGCAGCCGGCAACGCCGCCAGACTTTACGGGCGCTGCGAGAGCTTAGTCCGGAACAACTAAGGGATATGGGACTGACGAGGGATGATTTATCCCGCAGGGAATAGCCCCTGTACGGTGCCACACGCTGGCACCGTTTTTTATTTACTGCTATCAA
This Klebsiella michiganensis DNA region includes the following protein-coding sequences:
- a CDS encoding glutathione reductase (catalyzes the reduction of 2 glutathione to glutathione disulfide; maintains high levels of reduced glutathione in the cytosol; involved in redox regulation and oxidative defense), coding for MTKHYDYLAIGGGSGGIASINRAAMYGQKCALIEAKDLGGTCVNVGCVPKKVMWHAAQIAEAIHNYGPDYGFDTTLNHFDWDKLIASRTAYIDRIHTSYDNVLGKNKVDVIRGFAKFVDAHTVEVNGETITADHILIATGGRPSHPNIPGAEYGIDSDGFFELPGLPKRVAVVGAGYIAVEIAGVINALGSETHLFVRKHAPLRTFDPLIVETLLEVIAAEGPTLHTNAIPKAVVKNADGSLTLELEDGRAETVDTLIWAIGREPANDNFNLQVTGVELDAKGYIKVDKFQNTNVPGIYAVGDNTGAVELTPVAVAAGRRLSERLFNNKPDEHLDYSNVPTVVFSHPPIGTVGLTEPQAREQYGDDNVKVYKSSFTAMYTAVTSHRQPCRMKLVCAGPEEKIVGIHGIGFGMDEILQGFAVALKMGATKKDFDNTVAIHPTAAEEFVTMR
- a CDS encoding GntR family transcriptional regulator → MTRYQHLATLLAERIEQGLYQSGERLPSVRSLSSEHGVSISTVQQAYHVLEDQQLISPQPRSGYFVSPRKAVPPVPRLTRPVQRPVEVTQWDAVLELVNSRQDCEVIAFGSGSPDLTQSTMKPLWREMGRLTQYQEPELLGYDGMFGVKALREQIARLMLDSNCVVNADEIVVTNGCHEALSIAIRAVCEPGDIVAVESPSFHGTMQMLRGYGVKVVEIPTDSVTGISLEALELALEQWPIKAVILVPNCNNPLGFIMPDARKKAVMNLAQRFDIAIIEDDVYGELAYEYPRPMTIKSLDVDGRVLLCSSFSKTLAPGLRVGWIVPGRYLDRTLHTKYIGTGSSATFTQQAVAAFIRNGHYHRHLRRMRQHYQRNLDVFTCRVRQYFPCGICVSRPQGGFLMWIELPEEVDAVRLGSALKEAKIHIAIGSLFSASGKYRHCLRLNYSLPFNAVTEAALKRLGEIVECAI
- a CDS encoding nucleoside triphosphatase (catalyzes the hydrolysis of nucleoside triphosphates) codes for the protein MRQRVIACPIIQNQGQYLLCKMPQDRGVFPGQWALSGGGIEPGETMAEGLRREIREELGEALIISHIEPWTFRDDVRVKTYADGSKEQVYMIYLMFDCISENREITINEEFEQYAWVSPQDLASYDLNEATAATFRDKGLL
- a CDS encoding acetyltransferase — protein: MEPLLTTPRLTLRRFTRADLPVFIEYRNQPEVARYQSWDGYSEADAEAFYAQQEPLDFNTDESWFQIAVVRSEDRRLLGDVAVHFFDEGQQAELGMTFDERHQRQGFAFESLRGAIELLFTTFNKHRLVATVDARNEAAAGLLEKLGFRREAHFRQNIFFKGEWGDEYVYALLRSEWK
- a CDS encoding membrane protein, with product MSSATLQMREHFETCLGIIRQASLQILPLLNIRAAEGKDPQWFFQQLEQARMALGSWGAVAKRLNLNDAEISQFTLLLRHLQQLVPQYESGQEVSQNQLLAALRFTSYLEHVRFKQPLLGYSTELSSDVDGLQKGAQQQMRAIELMLKGLVNQAWGSQAELVNQLKSQFGADKVRRWLKRGERGDVLSGMKFSELALMVVDKKEFAHHYAKIYQNSSQLGFLIDQRKTLQIFLDGVRQIRNDLMHKQPLTTVQVALLGNYFAEVSASVQKAFSEGRTTVNPSALLETDDATLQHYLDLARKNHAAQGGDPEEIRESIERYDPRSAKKQQDTTGIISTALWASVGIMVVAVAVVGLYLLSDLSSRPELAAPQPVVSAPVQQKERPEPNSPRDMLANMGITWDENNLRAAINRNDTRIVRLFMQGGMHWKVYFAEQALAADDRDVLTILLQYRPQMDEARPCRRLIGSTELGMKKGQKLTSLRKQFLASFCSSDAAVQRQKEEVERAQMRLAAQKQRYEDATAQGLETEPVDEQTVKIQQAIYNAMR
- a CDS encoding 3-deoxy-D-manno-oct-2-ulosonic acid (Kdo) hydroxylase family protein, encoding MSDLNITLDTATLTHPLSQWGSAAAESVVGELEQGKVVFLPQLAFTLSEQETALLNPAVVDPKRKNISYQPLKDKLTGVAVAEQEPEVRALLKRHYESCLQLIATLLPEYQQVLHTPTNSLRLHPVKQWTQNTSWRKDDSRLHVDAFPSRPNYGERILRIFTNINPAGESRSWRVGEAFPTLAERFLPRLKSYSPASSWLQNAVGITKTRRSHYDHLMLQMHDAMKADAGYQKQGPQVAIDFPPGSSWICFSDQTPHAAMGGQFMLEQTFLLPVNSMQNPQHSPLKVLEGLLRKPLI
- a CDS encoding protease; the encoded protein is MHKQKYLPVAAALLFSPALLASTSFNFSPDAVTTNISTSILNGESKELVYNQGDGSKLSELKWKIKNTPIIKGGISWDAQRYITLNANGWTTFASRGSHMSDYDWQTPGQSHWSDRSTHPDTSLNYANQFDLNLTGWLLKEPAYNVGVVTGYQETRYSWTARGGSYNYFNGALVGEFPAGKPGIGYSQKFSVPYIGLTGSYRYQDFDIAGQFKFSPWVNAQDNDEHYMRQLSFSEKSNNSNYYAATVSAGYYVTPNTRLYTELTWTRFAEAKASTKTRDNNTGETWSQGSGAAGLSNDSYTYGVGIQYRF